From bacterium, one genomic window encodes:
- a CDS encoding zinc-binding dehydrogenase has product MKAAIFHETGGPEVLKIEDIPAPEAGPGQVLVEVKAVGINHLDLWVRMGLPGIDAVMPHIGGSDFTGVVKALGPGVKGFEVGQRVIDYPIESYGGVPYYLCDDPPPGTFEIIGEQTNGGCCEYIAVNVPNLQPLPENLSFEEGAAIPIVFITAWRMLTERAQLRAGETLLVQGAGSGVGTAAIQIGKLLGARVIATTSTPEKMERARALGADAVINYREESISKRVRDITGKAGADVIFEHVGDATWGESVKSAAYHGRIVTCGATTGFEGKTNLALLFSKQLSILGSTMGSLATFKKVLRFLAEGALKPVIDRVMTLDDCRKAHEILEEGSQFGKIVLRVGD; this is encoded by the coding sequence CATCCCCGCGCCCGAAGCCGGTCCGGGCCAGGTACTGGTCGAGGTCAAGGCGGTCGGCATCAACCACCTCGACCTGTGGGTCCGCATGGGCCTCCCCGGCATCGACGCCGTGATGCCCCACATCGGGGGCAGCGATTTCACCGGCGTGGTGAAGGCCCTCGGCCCCGGCGTGAAGGGATTCGAGGTCGGCCAGCGCGTGATCGACTATCCCATCGAAAGCTACGGGGGCGTTCCCTACTACCTTTGCGACGACCCGCCGCCGGGCACCTTCGAGATCATCGGGGAGCAGACAAACGGCGGCTGCTGCGAATACATCGCCGTGAACGTACCGAACCTCCAGCCGCTCCCCGAAAACCTCTCGTTCGAGGAAGGGGCGGCCATCCCGATTGTGTTCATCACCGCCTGGCGCATGCTGACCGAGCGGGCGCAGCTGCGGGCGGGCGAGACGCTGCTGGTCCAGGGGGCGGGCAGCGGCGTGGGCACCGCCGCCATCCAGATCGGAAAGCTCCTCGGCGCCCGCGTCATCGCCACCACCAGCACGCCCGAAAAGATGGAGCGCGCCCGCGCGCTCGGGGCCGATGCGGTGATCAACTACCGCGAGGAATCCATCAGCAAGCGCGTGCGCGACATCACCGGAAAGGCGGGGGCCGACGTTATCTTCGAGCATGTGGGGGACGCCACCTGGGGGGAGAGCGTGAAGAGCGCCGCCTACCACGGGCGCATCGTGACCTGCGGGGCAACCACCGGATTCGAGGGAAAGACCAACCTTGCGCTGCTCTTCTCCAAGCAGCTCTCGATTCTCGGGAGCACGATGGGGAGCCTGGCCACGTTCAAGAAGGTGCTCCGCTTCCTGGCGGAGGGCGCGCTCAAGCCCGTCATCGATCGGGTGATGACCCTCGATGACTGCCGCAAGGCGCACGAGATCCTCGAGGAAGGATCGCAGTTCGGCAAGATCGTCCTGCGGGTCGGAGATTAG